The Staphylococcus sp. KG4-3 genome has a window encoding:
- the rpsT gene encoding 30S ribosomal protein S20, with the protein MPNIKSAIKRVNTTHTAEARNISQKNEMRTAVKRAHSAIEAGADNKADLVSFALKKVDKAAQRNLIHTNKAARIKSSLMTAAK; encoded by the coding sequence ATGCCAAACATTAAATCTGCAATTAAACGTGTTAACACAACACATACTGCTGAAGCTCGTAATATTTCTCAAAAAAATGAAATGCGTACAGCAGTTAAGAGAGCTCATTCAGCTATAGAAGCTGGTGCTGATAACAAAGCTGACTTAGTGAGCTTTGCTTTGAAAAAAGTAGATAAAGCTGCACAACGCAACTTAATCCACACTAACAAAGCTGCTCGTATCAAGTCTTCATTAATGACAGCTGCTAAATAA